The following nucleotide sequence is from Mesotoga infera.
TCGATGAGCCCGTTCCGGTTATTCTGGATATTCGTCAAGGTTAGTTCATTCACAATTGGTGGCGGCTACGCAATGATTCCTGTAATAAAGGAATTCATTGTAGACAAATACAAAATAATGAAGGAAGATGAATTTCTCGACGTAATTGTGACCGCCCAGACCGTGCCTGGAGTGATCGCAATCAACACGGCAATGATATTGGGCAGCAGATTGGCTGGACTGTGGGGGGCTTTCTTCGCAGTTCTAGGAGCTTCACTGACTCCGTTCCTAATAATACTTGTCATTGCGACATTCTTCACCGATTTCGTGGATTTGCCAGTCTTCAAAGGTTTTTTTGCTGGTGCAAGAGTTGGTGTAACGGTAATCCTGGCAAATCTTTCCTTTCAGTTACTCAAAAAGAGTCTGAAAAGATATCTTGTTTTGATCGTAATCGCCGTTGGAACGGTGGCCATTGTTTTCTTCAACATCTCTTCAATATGGGTTTTGCTCCTTTGCTCCATACTAATCTATATTATTGATAGGCGGCTGGCGAAATGATTCTTCTGGAGCTTCTCTGGTCATTTTTCAAAATCGGACTTCTTGCTTTTGGGGGTGGATACGGCGCTCTCAGCTTAATTCAAGATCAGATTGTCAATATAAACAACTGGATGAATCTCGAAGAATTCCTTACGCTGATCTCCATCTCACAAATGACTCCGGGTCCAATAGCAATCAATTCTGCAACTTTCATAGGATATCGGATCGCCGGTGTGCCTGGATCGCTTTGTGCCACTGTTGGAGTTGTTCTTCCAAGCGTATTCTGGATCTTCTTGATTCTAAAGCTCCTGAAACTTCTGTCAAGATGGATCGACAGTTCAGAGGTCTTCAATGCTCTCAGACTAGGTATAGTAGCGTTGATTCTTTCGGCCACATTCAGAATAGGGATTGAATCTATCAACAGTATTTTCACGCTAGTTCTTGGAGTATTTGCCTTCGTTATTCTTTACAAGTTAAAACTGTCTGTCATTTGGATAGTTTTGGGAACGGGTCTTGTCGGCGTAATCTGGACCGCACTATTTCCTATCTAGAATCTGAGCTCCATACCTAAATGCTTTTATTAGCCGCCTTGCGTTGTGAAAATAATGCAATCTCACGACTGCAATATTTGAACTCTTCATTCGAATAAGTATATAGATTCATTTATCTCCGGTATGTATCGCTATCAACTGCGAGTACAATTTACACAGTAACAAAGCTTTCGATTAAAACACAGTATACCTTCGTTCGTTTGCTTATAACTGATATATTTTTTATATTTCCCACAGTTGCTAATTATTGATG
It contains:
- a CDS encoding chromate transporter, yielding MSPFRLFWIFVKVSSFTIGGGYAMIPVIKEFIVDKYKIMKEDEFLDVIVTAQTVPGVIAINTAMILGSRLAGLWGAFFAVLGASLTPFLIILVIATFFTDFVDLPVFKGFFAGARVGVTVILANLSFQLLKKSLKRYLVLIVIAVGTVAIVFFNISSIWVLLLCSILIYIIDRRLAK
- a CDS encoding chromate transporter, encoding MILLELLWSFFKIGLLAFGGGYGALSLIQDQIVNINNWMNLEEFLTLISISQMTPGPIAINSATFIGYRIAGVPGSLCATVGVVLPSVFWIFLILKLLKLLSRWIDSSEVFNALRLGIVALILSATFRIGIESINSIFTLVLGVFAFVILYKLKLSVIWIVLGTGLVGVIWTALFPI